A region from the Nocardioides exalbidus genome encodes:
- a CDS encoding cold-shock protein → MAQGTVKWFNAEKGFGFIAQEDGGDDVFVHYSAIQTNGYKSLDENQKVEFDVTQGPKGPQAENVRPL, encoded by the coding sequence GCTCAGGGCACCGTTAAGTGGTTCAACGCCGAGAAGGGTTTCGGCTTCATCGCGCAGGAGGACGGCGGCGACGACGTCTTCGTGCACTACTCGGCCATCCAGACCAACGGCTACAAGTCGCTGGACGAGAACCAGAAGGTCGAGTTCGACGTCACCCAGGGTCCGAAGGGCCCGCAGGCGGAGAACGTCCGCCCGCTCTGA